The proteins below come from a single Argentina anserina chromosome 1, drPotAnse1.1, whole genome shotgun sequence genomic window:
- the LOC126797189 gene encoding beta-galactosidase-like: MWNSNMLSVKTNMFFLLFLVSWLSSALASVGYDHRAIIVNGKRRILMSGSIHYPRSTHEMWPDLIQKAKDGGLDVIQTYVFWNGHEPSPGKYYFGDRYDLVKFIKLAQQHGLYVHLRIGPYICAEWNFGGFPVWLKYVPGIAFRTDNRPFMAAMEKFTQKIVYMMKAERLFQTQGGPIILSQIENEFGPVEWEIGAPGKSYTQWAAKMAVGLNTGVPWVMCKQEDAPDPIIDTCNGFYCENFTPNKNYKPKMWTEVWTGWYTEFGGAVPTRPAQDLAFSVARFIQNGGSFANYYMYHGGTNFGRTAGGPFIATSYDYDAPLDEYGLPREPKYSHLKYLHKAIKLAEPALVATDAAVSKLGNNQEAHVYQSRSGCAAFLANYDTKYSVKVTFWNKQYNLPPWSISILPDCKTEVFNTARVGQSPPTKMTPVAHLSWQAYIEDVATSTDDSAFTSVGLREQISVTWDSTDYLWYMTDITIGPNEQFLRTGKYPTLKVDSAGHALHVFINGQLSGSAYGSLASPKLEFNQGVKLRAGINKLALLSSSVGLPNVGLHFEKWNAGVLGPVTLSGVNSGTWDMSRWRWTYKIGMRGEDKSLHSISGSSSVEWVQGSLLAQSRPLTWYKAILNAPPGNAPLALDMGSMGKGQMWINGQSIGRHWPAYIAHGSCGACYYAGTYTENKCRTNCGQPSQRWYHVPRSWLKPSGNLLVVFEEWGGDPSKIALVARS, translated from the exons ATGTTCTTCTTACTGTTTCTGGTTTCATGGCTCTCTTCTGCTTTAGCCTCTGTTGGTTATGATCACAGAGCTATTATAGTCAATGGAAAAAGAAGGATTCTCATGTCTGGGTCTATTCACTACCCCAGAAGCACACATGAG ATGTGGCCGGATTTGATTCAGAAGGCCAAAGATGGAGGCTTGGATGTGATACAGACCTATGTGTTCTGGAACGGGCATGAACCAAGCCCAGGAAAA TATTATTTTGGGGATAGATATGATCTGGTCAAGTTCATCAAGCTGGCACAGCAGCACGGCCTATATGTTCATCTCCGGATTGGTCCTTATATCTGTGCTGAATGGAATTTTGG AGGATTCCCTGTTTGGCTGAAATATGTTCCCGGAATTGCTTTCAGAACAGACAATCGTCCTTTCATG GCAGCAATGGAGAAGTTTACGCAGAAAATTGTTTATATGATGAAAGCAGAAAGGTTGTTCCAAACTCAGGGAGGTCCTATAATACTGTCACAG ATAGAAAATGAATTTGGACCGGTAGAGTGGGAAATTGGTGCACCTGGTAAATCTTATACTCAGTGGGCAGCTAAAATGGCTGTGGGTCTCAACACTGGGGTTCCATGGGTTATGTGCAAGCAAGAAGATGCCCCTGATCCAATC ATCGATACTTGCAATGGCTTCTACTGTGAAAACTTCACTCCAAACAAGAACTATAAGCCCAAAATGTGGACAGAAGTCTGGACTGGCTG GTATACAGAATTTGGTGGGGCAGTCCCTACTAGACCTGCACAGGATTTGGCATTTTCAGTTGCAAGGTTTATACAAAATGGCGGTTCTTTTGCCAACTACTACATG tACCATGGAGGAACGAATTTTGGCCGAACTGCTGGCGGTCCCTTCATTGCTACTAGCTATGATTATGATGCACCTCTAGACGAATATG GACTACCAAGAGAACCAAAATATAGCCATTTGAAATATCTGCACAAAGCCATCAAGTTAGCTGAGCCAGCTTTAGTTGCTACTGATGCTGCAGTGTCAAAACTTGGAAATAATCAAGAG GCTCATGTATACCAGTCAAGATCAGGTTGTGCCGCATTCCTTGCAAATTATGACACAAAGTACTCTGTGAAAGTGACTTTTTGGAATAAGCAATATAACCTGCCACCTTGGTCCATAAGCATTCTTCCTGATTGCAAAACTGAAGTATTCAACACTGCACGG GTTGGCCAGAGCCCGCCAACAAAGATGACACCAGTAGCTCACCTATCTTGGCAAGCCTACATTGAAGATGTTGCCACttctactgatgacagtgcaTTTACATCAGTTGGACTTCGTGAGCAAATAAGTGTCACCTGGGACTCCACAGACTACTTGTGGTACATGACAGA TATCACAATAGGTCCTAATGAACAATTTTTAAGAACTGGAAAGTACCCCACTCTCAAAGTCGATTCAGCTGGGCATGCCTTGCATGTTTTCATCAATGGTCAACTATCAG GATCTGCTTATGGATCATTGGCCTCCCCCAAGTTAGAATTTAATCAGGGTGTGAAGCTGAGAGCTGGCATTAACAAGCTTGCATTACTTAGCTCTTCAGTTGGTCTGCCG AATGTTGGTCTGCACTTTGAGAAATGGAATGCTGGAGTTCTCGGGCCAGTCACATTGTCAGGAGTGAATTCAGGAACATGGGATATGTCACGGTGGCGATGGACCTACAAG ATTGGTATGAGAGGTGAAGATAAGAGCCTCCATTCTATTAGTGGAAGTTCTTCTGTTGAATGGGTACAAGGATCACTATTGGCTCAAAGCCGACCCCTTACATGGTACAAGGCTATTTTAAATGCACCACCAGGAAATGCACCATTAGCTTTAGATATGGGTAGCATGGGAAAGGGTCAAATGTGGATTAATGGTCAGAGCATCGGACGCCATTGGCCGGCATATATAGCACACGGGAGTTGTGGTGCTTGTTATTATGCTGGAACTTATACTGAAAACAAATGCCGAACAAATTGTGGCCAGCCCTCTCAGAGATG GTACCATGTTCCCCGCTCATGGTTGAAGCCAAGTGGGAATTTATTGGTTGTGTTTGAAGAATGGGGCGGTGATCCGTCAAAGATTGCTTTGGTTGCAAGAAGTTGA
- the LOC126793721 gene encoding uncharacterized protein LOC126793721 has translation MTSVPELTDLFARLASHLNDTSSPHRTSQNSEDEAALDLSISNLTQSLNPGDSRVRVLDTVLSLMCFKAPQVFDSVIEYSVKTIVTVLLSSIRCEAFRRPKDEILMIGSSISHRDCGDLIESCGEILAKLKGHGELLESLLCAIVRVASSVSLYRQLSMPIRHARSVDARNSLISKFLCQLPSSMLLDNNKISLRLLVWYLDPLALKRDVSNILRESMRRPFLCLSKEFHECTEWHSVIISLVLSPNMFVEARALLHRWFIVTGLASVLELLIQLVSVTLDVVSRPMLWNISSELGGKLPFSNAYFPYNHQLLRKLSGPLSYDGFQQLVHETSEPVSSANTQLYPSVKSPILKVVTVDHKSIWSLAISFPDWFYFASALLFSEKGSHKVCHNVCLFAASKVGKTHCEELSSVAAARYIAWVLSPVSKPHPDRLADCLIKHSESLAFKQSHVKQSSYKKKLKKLKLCEEDRTSREYDDQSIAAWLKGFNKICSMYSSETVNNYTTSERKSSGGINLQKNVLFRRIPLGILLCCRNHLNEDGVEFLLHYATTGRIFQARETVNPGLKQVKRNSRGNKNPNTWIDQCNEKEIVSGACLVFSLTDIVESMCSSLFESEEASIDFICRVKMQVGKYLIKCIKRFIQLKVDDEDVVVMDLCHRLEQWRHQGRVVLELQKDIDNVSRVLNQRFAFCVS, from the exons ATGACCTCAGTGCCGGAATTGACCGACCTATTCGCCCGGCTCGCCTCCCACTTAAACGACACGTCGTCGCCTCATCGCACTTCCCAAAATTCCGAAGACGAAGCTGCTCTGGACCTATCCATTTCCAATCTGACCCAATCCCTAAACCCCGGCGAttctagggttagggttttggaCACGGTCCTATCTCTCATGTGCTTCAAAGCTCCACAG GTTTTCGATTCGGTAATTGAGTATTCGGTGAAGACAATTGTCACTGTTTTGTTGTCTTCGATTCGCTGTGAAGCCTTTCGGAGACCGAAAGATGAAATCTTGATGATTGGGAGCTCCATTTCTCACCGAGATTGCGGTGATTTGATCGAATCGTGTGGTGAGATTCTTGCGAAATTGAAGGGACATG GTGAGCTTTTGGAGTCTTTACTGTGTGCCATTGTGAGAGTTGCAAGTTCGGTATCTCTGTACCGACAGTTGTCAATGCCCATTCGTCATGCGAGATCGGTGGATGCGAGAAATAGCTTGATTTCGAAGTTCCTATGTCAATTGCCTAGTTCAATGTTGCTTGATAACAACAAAATATCTCTCAG ATTGCTGGTTTGGTATCTGGACCCACTAGCTCTGAAGCGCGATGTGTCAAACATCTTGCGAGAGTCCATGAGGAGGCCATTCCTCTGTTTGAGTAAGGAGTTTCATGAGTGTACTGAGTGGCACTCAGTTATCATATCCTTGGTACTTTCTCCCAACATGTTTGTTGAGGCCCGAGCTTTGTTACACAGATGGTTTATAGTCAC GGGTTTAGCTTCTGTACTTGAGCTTCTTATTCAGTTGGTCTCAGTGACATTAGATGTGGTTTCAAGACCTATGCTCTGGAACATATCATCAGAATTGGGAGGAAAGTTACCGTTTTCTAACGCTTATTTTCCCTACAACCACCAGTTGTTAAGGAAATTGTCTGGACCGCTCTCGTATGATGGTTTCCAACAACTAGTACACGAGACAAGTGAACCTGTATCTTCTGCCAACACTCAACTATATCCATCTGTAAAGTCACCTATACTGAAGGTCGTGACTGTTGATCACAAATCTATCTG GTCCCTGGCCATTAGCTTCCCAGATTGGTTCTATTTTGCTTCTGCATTGCTCTTTTCGGAGAAAGGTTCTCACAAAGTTTGTCATAATGTATGCTTATTTGCGGCATCCAAAGTTGGAAAAACACACTGTGAAGAACTATCTTCTGTTGCTGCAGCAAGGTACATTGCCTGGGTTTTGAGTCCTGTTAGTAAACCTCACCCGGATAGGCTGGCTGATTGTTTAATCAAACATTCAGAGTCCCTGGCTTTTAAACAATCACATGTCAAACAATCATCTTACAAGAAGAAACTCAAGAAACTCAAACTCTGTGAAGAGGACCGTACTTCAAGAGAGTATGATGATCAAAGCATTGCAGCCTGGCTCAAGGGATTCAATAAAATATGCTCTATGTATTCCAGCGAAACTGTTAATAATTATACAACATCTGAAAGAAAATCATCTGGCGGTATTAATCTGCAGAAAAATGTCTTGTTCCGGAGAATCCCACTAGGCATCTTGCTTTGTTGCCGCAATCATCTCAATGAAGATGGAGTAGAATTTCTGTTGCATTATGCCACCACAGGTAGAATTTTTCAGGCAAGGGAAACTGTAAATCCCGGATTGAAGCAGGTAAAACGGAACTCCAGAGGGAACAAGAACCCAAATACATGGATTGATCAATGTAACGAAAAAGAGATTGTATCAGGTGCCTGCCTTGTTTTCAGCTTAACTGATATTGTTGAAAGTATGTGTTCTTCACTGTTTGAGAGTGAGGAGGCCAGCATAGACTTCATTTGCCGGGTTAAAATGCAGGTCGGCAAATACTTGATTAAATGCATCAAGAGGTTCATTCAACTCAaagttgatgatgaagatgtggtggtgatggatctCTGCCATAGACTGGAGCAGTGGCGGCATCAAGGGCGTGTAGTATTGGAACTCCAGAAAGATATTGATAATGTTAGTCGAGTCTTAAATCAGAGATTTGCCTTTTGTGTTTCGTGA